The following DNA comes from Flavisolibacter ginsenosidimutans.
TTTAGGAAAAGTTACGTATCCTTTTCTGCCTTATGGTTGGGAAGAAGGGCAGATGCCAAAGCAAGAAACGATTCTGATTAAAAACGGAACGGTGTGGACAAGCGAGGATGCCGGCATCTTGCAAAACACCGATGTGCTGTTGAAGAACGGCAAGATTGCAGCCATCGGAAAAAATCTTTCTGCCGAAGGTGCAAGAGTGATTGATGCAACGGGCAAATTTGTAACGCCGGGCATCATTGACGAACACTCGCACATCGCGGCTGCATCCATCAACGAAGGCGGGCAAAGTGTAACGTCCGAAGTTCGCATCGCTGACAACCTGAATCCGGATGACATCAATATCTATCGCCAGTTGAGCGGTGGTGTAACGACATCGCACATCTTACACGGTTCTGCCAACACCATTGGTGGACAAACGCAATTGATCAAATTGCGTTGGGGCGCTGATGACGAAGGATTGAAGTTTAAAGGCGCCGATGGCTTCATCAAATTTGCTTTGGGCGAAAACGTAAAACGTTCCCCCACGCAAGCCGGCCAAAACAATCGTTTCCCTGATACCCGCATGGGCGTAGAGCAAGTGTTGGAAGATGCGTTCACAAGAGCAAAAGATTACGAACGTGAATGGAAGACATACAACAACAGCGGCAAAAAGAGTCCTGCGCCTCGCCGCGATTTGGAACTGGATGCGTTGGCTGAAATTTTAAACAACAAACGCTTCATTACTTGTCACTCGTATTTGCAAAGCGAGATCAACATGGCAATGCACATTGCCGATAAAATGGGCTATCACTACAACACCTTCACGCACATTTTGGAGGGCTACAAAGTAGCCGATAAAATGAAGGCACACGGTGCAAACGCTTCTACTTTCTCTGATTGGTGGAACTACAAAATGGAAGTCGTTGATGCCATTCCTTACAATGCTTACCTGATGCAGAAAGCCGGTTTGAACGTAGCCATTAATTCTGATGATGCGGAAATGGCAAGACGCTTAAACCAGGAAGCTGCCAAAAGTGTGAAGTACGGCGGCATGACGGAAATTGATGCGTTGAAAATGGTCACTATCAACCCTGCAAAAATGTTGCACGTTGACAAACAAGTTGGCAGCATCAAAGTGGGCAAAGACGCAGACGTTGTTGTTTGGAGCGATCATCCGTTGAGCATTTATGCAAAATCGCTCTACACCATTGTTGACGGAACAATTTATTTCGACCGCGAGAAAGATGCACAAATGGAAAAGCAAATTGCTGCAGAAAGAATGCGCATCGTGAAAAAGATGAACGGCGAAAAGCAACGTGGAATGCCGGTTCAATCGGTTCAACCAAGTTACCAGGTAATCCAAACTTGTGGCGAAGACCATCATGCCTTTGGCATACTGGCTGTAGAAGACGGCAATTAATTGTTCACTTGTTCACGTGTTTACATGTTCACTTGTTAGTTTCTTCGTATGGCAACGTTTAAAACATTTGAAGAAATACACGCTTGGCAAAAGGCGAGGGAGTTGAATATGCTTGTTGGAAACTTTATTGACTCCGGCAGGTTTAAAAGCAACTTCCGGCTGATCAACCAAATTGAAGGATCCGCCGGTTCAATTATGGACAATATTGCCGAAGGCTTTGAACGAAGCGGTAACAAAGAGTTTCTTCAATTTTTATATATCGCCAAAGGATCATGCGGAGAGTTTCGCTCACAACTCTATCGAGCGACGGATCGTAATTACATCCAGAAACCGGAATTTGATGAACTCTTTGCTTTGTCTAAAGAAATCATTAACTGGTTACAAAAGCTTATTGATTACTTGCAAACCTCTGAACTCAAAGGAACGAAGTATATGACCCGAAAGGAAGACAACAAGTGAACAGGTGAACAGGTAAACATGTGAACAAAAAATAAAATCAATGAAAAAAATATTTTTAAGTTTCTCTGCTTTGTGTTTTTTGATGACTGTTCGTTCACAGGAAACAATAGCACCTGCGCCAAAGCAATCGCAACCGATAGTGATTACCAATGCCACTATTCACGTTGGCAACGGACAAGTGATTAACAACGGCTCTATCGTTGTGGTTAATGGAAAGATTACGGCCGTGGGTGCAAGCGTAACACCGCCAGCCGGCGCGAAAACAATTGACGCACAAGGCAAGCAGGTTTATCCCGGTTTGATTTTAGCCAACAGCAATCTTGGTCTTGTTGACGTGAACTCTGTTCGAGCAACGAGTGATGTTCGCGAGATTGGCGACATGAATGCGAGCATTCGCTCCATCATTGCTTACAATGCCGAGAACAAGGTCATCAACACTCTCCGGCCAAGCGGTATTCTATTGGCGCAGGTTGCACCCGAAGGCGGCATGTTGAGCGGCTCATCTTCTGTGGTGCAATTGGATGCATGGAACTGGGAAGATGCCGCATACAAAACCGACAACGGCCTTCATTTCAACATGCCTTCTTTTCTTCCACGCCCACGCTTCGGCTTTGGCGGCGGTGGCGGCCGTGGCGCGGGTGGAGAAGCGCCTGCCGATCCGGTAAAAGAAGCCTTGGAAAAGATTGATGGCTTCAAGGCTTTTCTTCGCGAAGCAAAAGCTTACAACGGCGTGAAGAAGCCGGAGGAAACAAACCTGAAATACGAGGCCGTAAAAGGCTTGTTTGATCGTTCGCAAAAATTGTTTGTTCACGCAAGCACGGTGAAGCAAATTTTGGTGGCGGTTGATATGGCGAAGGAGTTTAATCTTGACATGGTGATTGTTGGTGGTGAAGACAGTTGGCAAGTTGCCGACCTGTTGAAGCAAAACAACATTTCGGTTATTTTAAGCCAGCCGCACAGCCTTCCGATACTTCCCGATGACGACGTGGACCAGCCTTACAAAACGGCGGCGCTTTTGCAAAAAGCCGGCGTCAACTTTGCCATCAATGACGATGACGGACAAACCCGCGGCCGCAATCTTCCGTTTAACGCAGGCACTGCTGTGGCTTATGGATTAACCAAGGAACAAGCGCTGGCCGCCATCTCACTTAATGCGGCAAAAATTTTGGGCGTGGGTGATAAAACCGGTAGCATCGAAGTAGGCAAAGATGCCAACATCGTTATCAGCACCGGCGATATTTTAGACATGCGCACCAACAACATCACGCAGGCTTTTATTCAGGGCCGCGAGATTAGTTTGGAAAGTCATCAAACCCAGTTGTACGACAAGTACAAAAAGAAATTGGGCGTGAAAGACGCATTTTAAACAGAAAGAGGATGAGCAATCATCCTCTTTTTTTAACCGTATTTATTTATTTTTAGAAATGCACCGTTTTAAAATTTTTCTTGTTGCCTTTATTTTTCTTGTTGCCTTTTTACTGTTTCATTTTTATGCATCCGCGCAAAAGCTTTATTATCCCGATTCGGTTTGGCTGCACAAAAAGCCTGAAGAATTGCGGATGAGTGCGCAGGCGGTTGACAGTGCCGTATCCTTTGCGCTTCGCAACGAATCGAAAACAGATTATGATTTGCGCATTGCCAATTTAAAGGCTTACGCTAATGAACCCGCTTACCGGATGCTTGGGCCCATGAAAGAACGCGGCAAGCCTGCAGGGCTCATTATCAAAAACGGATACATCGTTGCCGAATGGGGCGATGCAAACCGCGTGGATATGACCTTCAGTGCTACCAAATCTTATCTCTCTACAGTAGCCGGCTTGGCTCTTGATGCGAGGCTGATAAAAACCATTGACGACAAAGTAGCCGCATACGTAACAGATGAAAAATTTGAGGGCGGGCACAATGCAAAAATTACGTGGCGACATTTGCTTACGCAATCTTCCGACTGGTCGGGTTGTTTGTTTGACGTTTGTGATTGGGCCGATCGTCCGCCGAAAACCGGCGGCATTGACAATTGGAGGAACCGCAAATTGAACGAACCGGGCACGGTGTTCAAGTACAACGACGTGCGGGTGAATTTAACCGCTTACGCCTTGTTGCAGGTTTGGCGAAAGCCTTTGCCAATGGTGCTGAAAGAAAAGCTGATGGACCCGATTGGCGCTTCCACAACCTGGCGTTGGTATGGCTATGAAAATTCTTTTGTGAACGTTGACGGCCTGATGATGCAATCGGTAAGTGGTGGCGGTCATTTTGGTGGTGGTCTTTTCATCAACACATTTGACCAGGCTCGCTTTGGCTTGCTGTTTTGCCGCAAGGGAAAATGGAAAGAGCAGCAATTGATTTCTTCGCAATGGACAGACGCCGTGCATCAATCTTCCTTTGCCAACAAATCTTATGGCCTCATGTGGTGGACCAATGCGGAAAACCATCTTGGCAATGTTTCAAAAAACATTTACGCGGCCGAAGGCTTCGGTGGAAATTTTGTGGTGGTGGACAGCGAAGATGACCTGGTGATTGTTGCCCGCTGGTTAGAGCCATCGAAGATTGGCGAAATGATACAAATTGTGGTGAATTCTTTGCAAAAGAAATAACGGCAAAGTCCTTTTGACATCCTTTATACAAATAAAAAAGCGGTCAAAGTTGACCGCTTTTTGTTTATCGTTTTGCGTTTTATTGCCCAAGGTTCAGCGGAACGGTGTACGCTTCGCCATAGCCGGGATAAACGCCCGTTACCCTTACCGTACCGAAACGATTTTGCAATGCTTCGTTTAAGTCATCCAGACTGCTGATCTCCATTTCACCTTCACTGGTAATGATACCCGTAATCACAAAGCCCGGTTGTATTTTGGCATTCGCCAATACGCCTGTCGGGTTTATCTTGTTCACGATCACGCCGCCTCCAATTCCGTAACGCGATGCTTTGGTTTTATCCAGCGTTGCCAGATCGCCGCCGAGTCGTGCGCTGATGTTGGTAACGACGGGTGTTGCTTTCTTTGTTAGTGTAATTTGGGTAGTGAGTTCCTTGCCGTTGCGCATGTACGTTACGGGCACTTTGTCGCCGGGACGGAAGCCTGCAATTTGTGCGCTCATCTGCATACCCGAAGCAACGGGAGTGTTGTTTACTTTGGTGATCACGTCACCTTTTTTAAGACCGGCAGCATAAGCGCCACCGTCCGTAGGAACTTCTGAAACGTAAACGCCTTCAATGTTTGTGGGGATGCCGAGGCTTTTGATTTGTTCGTCGTTCAAGCCATCGGTAGGAATGTAGCTTACGCCGAGGTAACCTCTTTGTACGTCGCCAAACTGAATGATGTCGCCCACAATTTTTTTAATGATGTTCACCGGAATGGCGAAGGAATAACCGGCGTAGGTTCCGGTAGGCGCAAGAATGGCGGAGTTAATGCCGATGAGCGTTCCGTCGCTGTTTACCAACGCGCCGCCACTGTTGCCCTGGTTCACGGCCGCATCGGTTTGAATAAAGGATTCAATCGGCGTCTCGCCCTTCTTCGTATTGCGTTTGTTGATGTCAATGGTGCGTCCCGTTGCCGAAACAATGCCGGCGGTAACGGTGGCATCAAGCGTCAGCGGGTAACCGATAGCCAGTACCCACTGTCCGAGTTTTATTTGATCAGAATTGCCGTAAACAAGGAAAGGAAGTTTGCTGCCGTCAATTTTCAAAACGGCAATGTCGCTGTTGGGGTCGCGGCCAATGACTTTTGCTTTAAAGGTCTTGCGGTCCGACATGGTTACGGTAATCTCGTCCGCAACGTTGCCGTTGGCTTCGTTTGTAATCACGTGGTTGTTGGTCACAATGTAACCGTCTTCGCTAATGATAACGCCACTGCCCGACGCTCTTTGCTCGGGAATGATGTTGGGGCCGTAATCGTTAAAGAAGTTGTCGAAAAAATCATCCAGGTTGCTGCGGCGTCGCGGCAGGTCGTTGGAAATTTTTTTTGCGGGAATTTTTGTTTTGATGTGAACCACGGCGGGAGCTGCGGTGGCGGCAGCTTTTGTCAGGTCAACGGGATCGGCGGGGGAATAAACTTTCCCGTCAAAGTAGCCTGCATAATTAGCAGGCAAACCGTTTTCTGCTGTTCCCACACCGGCCACAGGGTTGCGGGTGAATTTGTTGTACAGTGCCACGCTTCCTACTGCCGAAGTGGCGCTGATGGCAACGATCAACAAGACTTGTTTAAATTTCATAGTTCGTTTGCTTTATCGGTGAGTTAAGTGTTTCAAAATACATGCCTTTGCCCGACAAAATAACAATGTGTCAGTTCAAATACGTTACCGTTCGGCCAGTTTAACAAATACTACAAGTTTCGTACTTCTTTTACGGTCTCTTGTATCAAACTATACCTCAACTTAACGACAGCAAAAACTCCACCGTGTCCACGCCGTCGGCAAAGTCGCAGATGCTGGGTTGCTGCGCTGCGCCAAAAGCAACGGAATCTTTGCTCACTACGCATTGGATTTGTTCTGTGTCTTTCAACCGCTGCTTAAGACTTTCCCAATCGGAGTAGTATTCATAATTTAATTGGCTGATGGGAGAGAAGACCGAACTGTCTTCTACCAGCAAAAGACTCTCGTTGCTCATGTAGGGCTTGTGATTGAGCAAAAGAATTGCCAGGTGATAATCGTAATTGTTTTTGTATTTCTGGTAATCGGTTAAATAATCGTATTTCTCAAAGACGGTGAGCAGCCGTTCAAAATTGAAGTTGCGCGGCACAAAAATCTTCGTCACGTTGCGGCAACCCAAACCAAAAAATTGATAAACGTCATCGGCGAGTGCTGCAAGCTCTACGTCTGTTTCATTTCCGGTTAAAACAGCAACAGAGGTTCGGTTCTTGCGAATGATGTGCGGGTATTTGCTAAAATAATATTGAAAATAAGTAGAGGAATTGTTGCTGCCCGTAGCAATGTAAGCATCGCAACCTTTAAGCATCTCGCTAACAGTGAAATAAGGTATTGCGTCCGGGTTTAATTCTTTCAGTTTTTTAATCAGGAAAGTGACAAGCGCCTCGTCTTTTGACGAAGGTTTTATCATTGCGTAATGTCCCGTCAACAAAGTGCACATCAGGTCGTGAAAGCCCACCAGCGGAATGTTGCCCGCCATCACAATGCCTACTTTTTTTGGCTGCAAAGGTTCGGTGATTTTGTAGCGGCCGATCAGGCCTTGCAGCGCTTCTTCGGATAGAAACTGTTCAACGATGTTGTTGACCGAAAGATTAATAAACTCAGGAATGAACCAGGGGTTTTCGGCCGTCGCTTTCCGTTTTGCATTTTGCCAGCCTTCGTCATCCGAAGCCATAAGGCTTCCGAGCCTTATCAACAAATCTTTTCTTTCTTGTAAATTCATTCCCCGCGATTATTTTTGTTGCAAAACTACTTCACAACAAAGCAACGAAGACTTATGGCTATAAAGATTACCGAAGAATGTATCAACTGTGGCGCCTGCGAACCGGAATGCCCGAACAACGCGATTTATGAAGGCGGCGTGGAATGGGCCATCGCCGATGGTACTTCCGTAAAAGGTGATTTTACTTTAATTGACGGAACCGTTGTTGACGCCGCCCAACGCAATGCCCCGATCGCTGTGGATACCTACTATATTGTTCCCACTAAATGCACGGAGTGCCAAGGCTTTCACGAAGAACCGCAATGCGCGGCGGTGTGTCCCGTGGACTGCTGCGTACCCGACGAAATGTACCGCGAAACCGTGGAAGAATTGCTGGCAAAAAAAGAACGGATGCATTGATAAACGCATTACCTTTAGTTCACAAACCTCAAGGCAGTTCCCAACTGCTTAATTCAAACAGGTGATATTTCCTGTTGTAAAAAGGTGAAGATCTCAACAGACTTCACCTTTCTTATTTCCTGCTCTTCGTGCGGTGCAAAAGCTTCAATTTTGCAAAAGAATTATCCCGGCATGAAATACGTTGATGCAACAGTTGAAGAAGTAAACGAAGCCTTGCTTCAATCAGCGAAAGCCTTTCAGCTTTACGGCAAGCGGAGCCTAAAGGAGAGAGCAAATTTTCTTTACGCGGTGGCCGAAGAAATGAAGAACATTTCTTCCGAATTGTTATCCATTGCGCAAAAAGAAACACACCTTGATGAAGCACGGCTAAAGGTTGAACTCAATCGCACACTTTTTCAACTGACTTCGTATGCCGATGCCTGTGCCGAAGGTACATGGCTTGACTTGCGCATTGACACCGGCGATAAGGCTCGCAATTCGCCGAAGCCTGATTTGCGCAAAATGCTCGTGCCGCTTGGCCCTGTTGTGGTCTTCGGGGCGTCCAATTTTCCCTTTGCTTATTCCACGGCCGGCGGCGATACCGCTTGTGCGTTGGCGGCTGGTTGTTCCGTCATCATCAAAGCGCATCCCGCACACGCCGGAACATCAGAACGGGTTGCAGCAGCGGTTCAAAAAACCGCCAAGAAACAAGGCTTGCCCGAAGGCATCTTTTTGCATTTACACGGTGCGGGTTTTGAAGTTGGAAAAGCGTTGATTCAACATCCGCTCACCAAAGCCGTTGGCTTTACGGGTTCGTTTGAAGGTGGCAAAGCCCTGTTTGATTTGGCTGCACAGCGCAATGAACCCATTCCTGTTTTTGCCGAAATGGGCAGCGTGAATCCCGTTTTTCTCCTGCCCCAAAAATTGGCAAATGAAACCGGCAAACTGGCTTCCATGCTGGCGGCTTCCATCACGCAAAGCGTTGGACAGTTTTGCACAAATCCGGGAATTTTAGTAGGCGTAAAAAGCAAGGTGCTTGACGAATTCAAAGAATTCTTGGGGGAGCAAATAAAGCAGACTTCACCCACATCAATGTTGCATCCCGGTATTGCCAAAAGTTTTCAAAAGAACAGGGCAAAAGCAATTGAAGAAGGCGCAGTAGTTGTTGCAACAAATGAGGCCGACGTTGAAGAAGACGAAAGCATTCCCACGCTTGCTGAAGTTCCGGCTGAACAATTTTTACAAAATACTCTTTTGCACAAAGAAGTTTTTGGCCCTTATTCTTTGTTGGTTGAATGTGCAACAAAGGAAGAGATGTTGGAAGTGGCAAAAGCAATCGAAGGCCAATTAACCTGCACGTTGATGGCAACCGATGAAGAAGCGAATAAAAATTCTGAATTGATTGACGCATTGAAAGAAAAATGCGGACGCTTTGTTTTTAACGGCGTACCCACGGGTGTGGAAGTGGCGTTGAGCATGCAACACGGCGGCCCGTATCCCGCTACCACCGACAGTCGTTTTACCGCTGTCGGCGCCGACGGCATCAAACGTTTTGCACGGCCTTTGTGTTTTCAAAACTGGAACAACGATCTTCTGCCTGATGAACTGAAGAATGAAAACCCGCTCGGCCTTTGGCGCACCGTTAATAATGTGCTAAGCAAAGATCCGGTTAACGCCGATTAAAGACCGCACTATAATTTTACGGCATGTTTGCTGCAAAACACATCCCTTACAACCAAACCACGAGCTTTTCGAAAATTGTAACAGGCTATCTCGGCGGCACGGAATCCTTGCGTCCCTTTTACGGTCAGCCGCCAACACTTGAAGGCATTCGGGAAAAGCTGAAAGAACGAAGCGGAAAAGCGATCGACCGTGAGATGTTGGTCAGCGTATTAAAGCAGCAATACGAAGGCATGAATGCTTCGGCAACCGTGCAGCAGAACATTGAAAGCCTTTTGTCTTCCAATACGTTTACGATTACCACTGCGCACCAACCGAATTTGTTTACCGGGCCTTTGTATTTTCTCTACAAAATTTTACACGTCATCAAACTCGCGGCAAGCCTGAACGAACAATGTCCTTCCAACCGTTTTGTTCCGGTTTATTACATGGGTTCGGAAGATGCGGACTTTGCTGAGTTGAATCACACATACGTTGACGGAAAAAAAATTGAATGGAAGAAAGAACAAAGCGGCGCGGTGGGCCGCATGGTAGTTGACAAGACCTTGGTGCAATTGATTGACGAACTGGAAGGACAATTGAGTGTGGAAGAAAAAGGCGCCGAAGTGATCCAACTTTTGCGGAAGGCTTACATAAACGGTAAAACCATTCAGGCCGCAACGTTTGAACTGATCAACGAATTGTACGGTTCGTACGGACTTGTGGTGCTCATTCCCGATCATCCGTTGTTGAAGGCACAAATGAAAGACTTGTTTGCCGATGATTTGTTTGCCAACAAACCATTTTCGATTGTGCAGAAAACATCGGAAAGAATCAGTGAAAACTATCACGCACAAGCCTATCCGCGTGAGATAAATTTATTTTACCTGAAAGATTCAATCCGCGAACGCATTGAAAAAAAAGAGGACCGCTTCTTTGTGCTGAACACCGAAATTTCTTTCACCGAAGAAGAATTAAAAAACGAATTAAACGAGCATCCCGAACGCTTTAGTCCGAACGTGATTTTGCGGGGCATTTACCAGGAAACAATCTTGCCAAATCTTGTTTTTGTCGGCGGTGGCGGCGAACTGGCTTATTGGCTTCAATTAAAAGATTTGTTTGAGACCTACGGTGTTTCATATCCAGTGCTGGTCTTGCGCAATTCATTTTTGGTTATCGAAGAAAAGTGGAAGAAAAAAATTGAACGCCTCGGCATTTCGACCCAACAACTTTTTTTGCCGGAAGAAGAACTGATCAAAGTGCTTGTAAAAGAAAGAGCCGAGCACCCGGTTTCACTGAACGGAAATTTTGAAACTGCCGTTGAACTTTATGGCCGCATTAAAGAGCAGGCAACAAATGTTGACGCAACGTTATCGCAACACGTTGCGGCTATACAGGCACGTTCGTTGAAAGCCTTGCAGGAACTTGAAAAGAAAATGCTTCGCGCCGAAAAGCGCAAGCACACGGATTTGCAATCACAGGTGCACAAAATAAAGGCGACGCTTTTTCCCAACAACGGCTTGCAGGAAAGAGTTGAAAATTTTAGCCGGTTTTATGCAAAGTGGGGAAGAAGTTTTATCGAGGAGTTGTATAATAACTCATTAACGTTGGAGCAACAGTTCACAGTGCTTGAAGAACGCGGCTAAACAGTTTTCATTTTCTCCACCTTCTTCATTACTTCATCGCTCAACGACTGCTTGTAATCCGCTATCCGTTTGCTCACTTCTTCGTCAAAGCTGCCGATGATTTGCGCCGCAAGAATGCCCGCGTTTTTTGCGCCGTTTAACGCAACGGTTGCCACAGGCACACCGCCGGGCATTTGTAAAATCGAAAGCACCGAATCCCAACCGTCAATGGAATTGCTTGATTTGACGGGCACGCCAATCACGGGCAAGGTCGTAAGCGAAGCCACCATGCCGGGCAAATGCGCCGCACCACCGGCGCCGGCAACAATCACTTTTAAGCCACGGCTTTTCGCCGACGTTGCGTAGTCAAACATCCATTGTGGCGTGCGGTGTGCGGAAACAATGGTAAGCTCAAACGCAATTTGGAATTGCGTGAGCATGTCGGCAGCGGCTTGCATTACGTTTAAATCGCTATCGCTGCCCATGATGATACCGACGAGCGGTTTTGTTTCAGCCATCAAAAAAGTTTCAACGAAAATAAAGCATCAGACAAGAAGCTATCTCACCAAATCTCCACGCAACCGAAGCAACTCCGTTTCCGCCGCTTTTAAATTATACCGTGCGTTAATTAAATTGGTGATGGTGGTGGAAACATTTTCTTCGGCCTGTCGCAGTTCAATGAAGGTTGTTTTTCCCAGGCGGTAACGTTCGCGTTCGATGAATAAATTTTCTCTCGCAAGGCCTACGCTTGAGTCAAGTGTTTCCACTACTTGGCGTTGCGCTTCGTAACTGCGGAAAGAATTTATAAGATTAGTGTTGAGCAACGACGTTTGGCTTTCGTATTGGAGTTCGTGGTAGCGCACCGTCAGTTCGGCTTGCCGTATTTGCTGCCGCACCGTAAAGTTGTTCAGGATTGGGACCGTAGCCGTGATGCCGTAATTAAATCCTTTGTTTAAGTTGAACAGCGGCGAAAATTGATTAATCACCTGGTTGTTGCTGGTGCGGCTAAAGTTATAGGCAGAGATGAGCGAAACGGTGGGATAACGTTGCGCCTTTACTAACCGCACGTTTAATTCCGCTGCTTTAATGTTGGCTCTCGTCAGTTGCAAATCGGGTGTGGAAAGATTGCTTAACAGGGCCGCCAAAACCAAATCGCTTCGCACGGGAATGGTGTCGGAAACTTTGTAATTAACCGAAGGAGCGGTATTCATCAATTCATTCAAGGTTTGCCGACGCTGGTCAATCAAAGCAAGTTGATTTAACTGCGCGGCTTTGCTGTTGTTAAAATCAATTTTCGCTTGCAGCACATCAGGCTTAATGCCAACGCCGATGTCGAATTTGTATTGGGCCAATTTCAAGCGGTCGGATGCCAACTGCATTTGTTCTTCCACGTTTCGCAGTTGCTGCTGTTGGCGTACAATGTCGTAATAGGTTGTAACAACGTTTGCCACGGTATTGATGACGGCACTCTTCACCACAAGATTTCCCTGTTCAACCGCAATGTCCAACTGGTTGCGTAGCAAAAACATCCGAAAGCCGTCAAACACCGTCCAGTTAAGGTTTATTGATGCCGTGAGGCTGTTGGATTTAATTCCTTTCCGCTCTTTTTCCGAACCGTCGGCAAGCGTTTGCCGCTGGTTGTTGTTGTTGGCGAGATAGGTACCGTTGCCGTTCAGCCGCGGATAAAAACCTGCATTGCGGTACAAGTAATTAATAGCCGCAACGGCCGAATCCTGCCGCGAAAGTTGAATGTCGTAATTGTTACGAAGAGCATAAGCAACCGCTTCTTCCACTGTCAGCGAATCCTGTTGCGCAAGTCCCTCTTTGCCTGCGACGGCAATAACGAGCAAGAAAAAAAATCGTTTCATCATGCGTTTAGTATCGTGCTTTCTCGGCTTCAACCGCTTCTTTTTCTTTGTCCATTTCATCCAGCGGGTTTCGTTTGTGCTTTGATGAAAGATAAGAATACATGGCCGGTATAACGAACAAGGTTAAGACAAGTGAAAAAATGATTCCGCCAATGATGACAATACCCAGCGGAATGCGGCTGGTGGCTGCTGCGCCCAACGACAGCGCAATGGGCAAGGCACCCAAAGCCATCGCCAGAGACGTCATTAAAATGGGGCGCAAACGTTGGGTAGATGCGTAAATGGCCGCGTCCGTTTT
Coding sequences within:
- a CDS encoding four helix bundle protein; the protein is MATFKTFEEIHAWQKARELNMLVGNFIDSGRFKSNFRLINQIEGSAGSIMDNIAEGFERSGNKEFLQFLYIAKGSCGEFRSQLYRATDRNYIQKPEFDELFALSKEIINWLQKLIDYLQTSELKGTKYMTRKEDNK
- a CDS encoding amidohydrolase family protein; translation: MKKIFLSFSALCFLMTVRSQETIAPAPKQSQPIVITNATIHVGNGQVINNGSIVVVNGKITAVGASVTPPAGAKTIDAQGKQVYPGLILANSNLGLVDVNSVRATSDVREIGDMNASIRSIIAYNAENKVINTLRPSGILLAQVAPEGGMLSGSSSVVQLDAWNWEDAAYKTDNGLHFNMPSFLPRPRFGFGGGGGRGAGGEAPADPVKEALEKIDGFKAFLREAKAYNGVKKPEETNLKYEAVKGLFDRSQKLFVHASTVKQILVAVDMAKEFNLDMVIVGGEDSWQVADLLKQNNISVILSQPHSLPILPDDDVDQPYKTAALLQKAGVNFAINDDDGQTRGRNLPFNAGTAVAYGLTKEQALAAISLNAAKILGVGDKTGSIEVGKDANIVISTGDILDMRTNNITQAFIQGREISLESHQTQLYDKYKKKLGVKDAF
- a CDS encoding serine hydrolase domain-containing protein, which codes for MHRFKIFLVAFIFLVAFLLFHFYASAQKLYYPDSVWLHKKPEELRMSAQAVDSAVSFALRNESKTDYDLRIANLKAYANEPAYRMLGPMKERGKPAGLIIKNGYIVAEWGDANRVDMTFSATKSYLSTVAGLALDARLIKTIDDKVAAYVTDEKFEGGHNAKITWRHLLTQSSDWSGCLFDVCDWADRPPKTGGIDNWRNRKLNEPGTVFKYNDVRVNLTAYALLQVWRKPLPMVLKEKLMDPIGASTTWRWYGYENSFVNVDGLMMQSVSGGGHFGGGLFINTFDQARFGLLFCRKGKWKEQQLISSQWTDAVHQSSFANKSYGLMWWTNAENHLGNVSKNIYAAEGFGGNFVVVDSEDDLVIVARWLEPSKIGEMIQIVVNSLQKK
- a CDS encoding S1C family serine protease produces the protein MKFKQVLLIVAISATSAVGSVALYNKFTRNPVAGVGTAENGLPANYAGYFDGKVYSPADPVDLTKAAATAAPAVVHIKTKIPAKKISNDLPRRRSNLDDFFDNFFNDYGPNIIPEQRASGSGVIISEDGYIVTNNHVITNEANGNVADEITVTMSDRKTFKAKVIGRDPNSDIAVLKIDGSKLPFLVYGNSDQIKLGQWVLAIGYPLTLDATVTAGIVSATGRTIDINKRNTKKGETPIESFIQTDAAVNQGNSGGALVNSDGTLIGINSAILAPTGTYAGYSFAIPVNIIKKIVGDIIQFGDVQRGYLGVSYIPTDGLNDEQIKSLGIPTNIEGVYVSEVPTDGGAYAAGLKKGDVITKVNNTPVASGMQMSAQIAGFRPGDKVPVTYMRNGKELTTQITLTKKATPVVTNISARLGGDLATLDKTKASRYGIGGGVIVNKINPTGVLANAKIQPGFVITGIITSEGEMEISSLDDLNEALQNRFGTVRVTGVYPGYGEAYTVPLNLGQ
- a CDS encoding acyl-CoA reductase, with the protein product MNLQERKDLLIRLGSLMASDDEGWQNAKRKATAENPWFIPEFINLSVNNIVEQFLSEEALQGLIGRYKITEPLQPKKVGIVMAGNIPLVGFHDLMCTLLTGHYAMIKPSSKDEALVTFLIKKLKELNPDAIPYFTVSEMLKGCDAYIATGSNNSSTYFQYYFSKYPHIIRKNRTSVAVLTGNETDVELAALADDVYQFFGLGCRNVTKIFVPRNFNFERLLTVFEKYDYLTDYQKYKNNYDYHLAILLLNHKPYMSNESLLLVEDSSVFSPISQLNYEYYSDWESLKQRLKDTEQIQCVVSKDSVAFGAAQQPSICDFADGVDTVEFLLSLS
- a CDS encoding 4Fe-4S dicluster domain-containing protein, whose product is MAIKITEECINCGACEPECPNNAIYEGGVEWAIADGTSVKGDFTLIDGTVVDAAQRNAPIAVDTYYIVPTKCTECQGFHEEPQCAAVCPVDCCVPDEMYRETVEELLAKKERMH
- a CDS encoding aldehyde dehydrogenase (NADP(+)), whose protein sequence is MQKNYPGMKYVDATVEEVNEALLQSAKAFQLYGKRSLKERANFLYAVAEEMKNISSELLSIAQKETHLDEARLKVELNRTLFQLTSYADACAEGTWLDLRIDTGDKARNSPKPDLRKMLVPLGPVVVFGASNFPFAYSTAGGDTACALAAGCSVIIKAHPAHAGTSERVAAAVQKTAKKQGLPEGIFLHLHGAGFEVGKALIQHPLTKAVGFTGSFEGGKALFDLAAQRNEPIPVFAEMGSVNPVFLLPQKLANETGKLASMLAASITQSVGQFCTNPGILVGVKSKVLDEFKEFLGEQIKQTSPTSMLHPGIAKSFQKNRAKAIEEGAVVVATNEADVEEDESIPTLAEVPAEQFLQNTLLHKEVFGPYSLLVECATKEEMLEVAKAIEGQLTCTLMATDEEANKNSELIDALKEKCGRFVFNGVPTGVEVALSMQHGGPYPATTDSRFTAVGADGIKRFARPLCFQNWNNDLLPDELKNENPLGLWRTVNNVLSKDPVNAD